The following are encoded together in the Thalassomonas haliotis genome:
- the nadD gene encoding nicotinate-nucleotide adenylyltransferase — protein sequence MKTSDSRHKGIHKTSDIGILGGTFDPIHLGHLNPAKALLNWLGLDQLVLMPAAIPPHKAGTSASAQQRVQMVKLACEQEKVFHCDERELKRQTTSYTLDTLLEIKKEHPHQRIFFVIGMDSLFSFTKWHKWQQILTLCHLVVNSRPGYELADMPTETQQLLAGHQVSDVSELKKSLAGNIILAPESRWDISSSQIRQQLQSNQDCQHLLPSPVLAYIRQHNLYR from the coding sequence ATGAAAACCTCTGATAGCCGCCATAAAGGCATACACAAAACCAGCGATATCGGCATTCTCGGCGGTACTTTTGATCCCATTCACCTCGGGCACCTCAACCCCGCCAAAGCGCTGCTTAATTGGCTCGGACTGGACCAGCTGGTATTAATGCCGGCGGCTATTCCCCCCCATAAAGCAGGCACCTCAGCCTCGGCGCAGCAAAGAGTCCAGATGGTGAAACTTGCCTGTGAGCAGGAAAAGGTCTTTCATTGTGATGAGCGGGAATTAAAACGCCAAACCACCAGTTATACTTTAGATACCCTGCTGGAAATCAAAAAAGAGCACCCGCACCAGCGGATATTTTTTGTGATCGGCATGGACTCCCTGTTCTCTTTTACCAAATGGCACAAATGGCAGCAAATCCTGACCTTATGCCATTTGGTGGTCAATAGCCGTCCCGGTTACGAGCTGGCGGATATGCCGACCGAGACCCAACAATTACTGGCCGGGCACCAGGTGAGCGATGTCAGCGAACTGAAAAAAAGCCTGGCGGGCAATATTATCCTTGCCCCCGAAAGCCGCTGGGATATCTCTTCCAGCCAAATACGCCAACAGCTTCAATCAAACCAGGATTGTCAGCATTTACTGCCTTCCCCGGTCTTAGCTTATATCAGGCAACATAATTTATACCGTTAG
- the rlmH gene encoding 23S rRNA (pseudouridine(1915)-N(3))-methyltransferase RlmH, which yields MRLTLYAVGNKMPAWVTAGFNEYTRRFPRDMSFHLVEIAPGKRGKNADIARILEKEGEQLLAAIPKGNRIVTLEVEGKPWTTPQLAGQLERWQLDGRDVALLVGGPEGLSPGCIRASEQKWSLSPLTLPHPMVRIVVAESLYRAWSVNNNHPYHRE from the coding sequence ATGCGCTTAACTTTATATGCTGTCGGCAACAAGATGCCTGCATGGGTGACTGCCGGCTTTAACGAATATACCCGGCGTTTTCCCCGGGACATGTCGTTTCACCTGGTGGAGATAGCGCCGGGAAAACGCGGTAAAAATGCCGATATCGCCCGCATCCTGGAAAAGGAAGGTGAGCAGTTACTCGCCGCTATCCCCAAGGGAAACCGTATCGTCACTTTGGAAGTCGAAGGCAAACCCTGGACCACGCCGCAACTTGCCGGACAGCTGGAGCGCTGGCAATTGGACGGCCGCGATGTCGCTTTATTGGTGGGCGGCCCGGAAGGCTTATCTCCCGGGTGTATCCGGGCCTCGGAGCAAAAATGGTCGCTGTCGCCGCTGACCTTGCCCCATCCTATGGTCAGAATCGTGGTGGCCGAAAGTCTTTATCGCGCCTGGAGTGTTAATAACAATCACCCCTACCATAGAGAATAA
- the holA gene encoding DNA polymerase III subunit delta, protein MRIYHNKLQGYLNQALKPVWLVFGDEPWQKNDSLTRVKAAAEQQGYAETVRFSIDDKFDWQLLLQEYQALSLFSSLRIFEIELTTAKIGDLGSKAILALLEHLHNDVLLLFHGPKLEAATSNKKWFKSLEQQGIYLPLYDLDAKGLPMWIQQQARYLNLKLSREVTQLLIELFEGNLPALSQELEKLVILFGRQTITLEAAEQLLVKQAKFNPFQIIDAMLLGQCHKCISMLDQQQQQGVAAGQIIWFFHKEINQLLAMTEALQQGENINALFKQYRIWDKRKPLYQQALKNISPANLKLACGRIAQLDLLSKTSSDFNAFILLADICVTLYHGQTMKNFSLDYENL, encoded by the coding sequence ATGCGAATTTATCACAACAAACTCCAGGGATACCTCAACCAGGCGTTAAAACCGGTTTGGCTAGTCTTTGGCGACGAACCCTGGCAAAAAAATGACAGTTTGACCCGGGTAAAGGCGGCTGCCGAACAGCAAGGTTATGCCGAGACGGTACGTTTTAGCATTGATGATAAATTCGACTGGCAGCTGCTGTTGCAGGAATACCAGGCGCTCAGCCTGTTTTCCAGCCTGCGTATTTTCGAAATAGAGTTAACCACGGCCAAAATTGGCGATCTTGGCTCTAAAGCCATTCTCGCCCTGCTTGAGCATCTGCACAATGACGTGCTCTTGCTCTTTCACGGGCCTAAACTCGAAGCTGCCACCAGCAATAAAAAATGGTTTAAATCCCTGGAGCAACAGGGCATTTACCTGCCTTTGTATGATCTCGATGCCAAAGGTTTGCCGATGTGGATACAGCAGCAGGCCCGGTATTTAAACCTCAAGCTCTCCCGCGAAGTCACCCAGCTGCTGATTGAGCTATTTGAAGGCAACCTGCCGGCACTGTCTCAAGAGCTGGAAAAACTGGTAATTTTATTTGGCCGGCAAACCATTACCCTGGAAGCTGCCGAGCAATTACTGGTCAAACAAGCCAAGTTTAATCCCTTTCAGATCATAGATGCCATGCTGCTGGGCCAGTGTCATAAATGCATCAGCATGTTAGATCAACAACAGCAGCAAGGAGTTGCCGCCGGTCAAATCATCTGGTTCTTCCACAAGGAAATCAACCAGCTACTGGCAATGACCGAAGCACTGCAACAGGGTGAAAATATTAATGCCCTGTTTAAGCAATACCGTATCTGGGATAAGCGTAAACCTTTATACCAGCAAGCGCTGAAAAACATTTCCCCGGCCAACCTTAAACTGGCCTGTGGCCGGATAGCCCAGCTGGACTTACTCAGCAAAACCAGCAGTGACTTTAATGCCTTTATCTTGCTGGCTGATATTTGTGTCACCTTATATCACGGCCAGACCATGAAAAATTTTAGCCTGGATTATGAAAACCTCTGA
- a CDS encoding GNAT family N-acetyltransferase codes for MLTIRQGSFEEAIAIKANIPEMHEVEPVSQLLERIGSSPYLLLIAEVDGELAGFKLGYETSKAEVCFYSWQGGVLPAYRSQGIAKELLLAQESRVAELGYKKITVKSMNRFAHMMKMLLSNGYQISGYQQKTGPEDAKISFFKRLGNRRL; via the coding sequence ATGTTAACGATCCGCCAGGGCAGTTTTGAAGAAGCCATCGCCATTAAGGCCAATATTCCGGAAATGCACGAGGTCGAGCCGGTAAGTCAGCTGCTTGAGCGTATCGGTTCAAGTCCTTATCTGCTGCTGATTGCCGAAGTTGACGGCGAGCTTGCCGGTTTCAAACTTGGTTATGAAACATCAAAGGCAGAGGTTTGTTTCTATAGTTGGCAGGGAGGTGTTTTACCCGCCTACCGCAGTCAGGGGATAGCAAAAGAATTGTTGCTGGCCCAGGAAAGCCGGGTTGCCGAGCTGGGGTATAAAAAGATCACCGTGAAATCCATGAACCGCTTTGCCCATATGATGAAAATGTTACTCTCTAACGGCTATCAAATTAGCGGTTATCAGCAGAAAACCGGGCCGGAGGATGCCAAGATCTCCTTTTTTAAACGACTGGGCAACCGCCGGTTGTAA
- the leuS gene encoding leucine--tRNA ligase, whose amino-acid sequence MESTYNPKSIEAQVQQYWTENKTFQAVEKPGKEKFYCLAMFPYPSGRLHMGHVRNYSLGDVIARYQRMQGKNVMQPMGWDAFGLPAENAAIKNNSAPAKWTYQNIDYMRNQLKSLGFGFDWNRELATCQKDYYRWEQWFFTKLYEKGLVYKKNATVNWDPVDQTVLANEQVIDGRGWRSGAIVERKEIPQWFIKITDYAEELLTDLDQLTDWPEQVKTMQRNWIGRSEGVEMTFKVADSGESFDIYTTRPDTLMGVTYVALAAQHPLALAAAKNNPELAAFIDECKNSKTTEADMATMEKKGVDTGLKAIHPITGEQVSVWAANFVLMDYGSGAVMSVPGHDQRDWEFASAYGLPIKQVITGNDEESIEKAAITEKGALINSGEFDGLDFDAAFKAISDKLVSEGKGKVTVNYRLRDWGVSRQRYWGTPIPMINLENGESVPVPEDQLPVALPEDVIMNGVTSPIKDDPAWAKTTYNGQDALRETDTFDTFMESSWYYARFCSPDHETGMLDPEKANYWLPVDQYIGGIEHAILHLLYARFFHKLLRDVGLVQSDEPFKSLLCQGMVLADTYYREADNGAQDWISPSDVSVERNEKGQVTSAVSKVDGLPVTSAGMSKMSKSKNNGIDPHEVIDLYGADTVRLFIMFTSPPEQTLEWSDSGVEGAHRFLKRVWKLAFDFNEKGPAPSLDGLTLNSTQKTLRRELHKTIGKVSDDIGRRNTFNTAIAAIMELMNHLTRASMESDEDRAVMGEAIRAVVLMLTPIVPHMSHHLWSIIGDGNAVEDTLWPAVDEAALVEDEKLIIVQVNGKLRAKITVSAALAQDEVEKMACGDDNVSKFIVDKTIRKVIYVPGKLLNIVAN is encoded by the coding sequence ATGGAATCCACTTACAATCCTAAGTCAATCGAAGCCCAGGTACAGCAGTACTGGACTGAAAATAAAACCTTCCAGGCCGTTGAAAAGCCTGGCAAAGAGAAATTCTACTGCCTTGCCATGTTCCCTTACCCCAGCGGACGTCTGCATATGGGCCATGTGCGCAACTACAGCTTAGGTGATGTTATTGCCCGCTATCAGCGCATGCAGGGTAAAAACGTGATGCAGCCTATGGGTTGGGATGCTTTTGGTCTGCCGGCAGAAAATGCCGCCATCAAAAATAATTCAGCCCCGGCCAAGTGGACTTACCAAAACATAGATTATATGCGCAACCAGCTGAAATCCTTGGGTTTTGGTTTTGACTGGAACCGTGAGCTGGCCACCTGTCAAAAAGATTACTACCGCTGGGAACAGTGGTTTTTCACTAAGCTTTATGAAAAAGGCCTGGTATACAAGAAAAATGCCACGGTGAACTGGGATCCGGTTGACCAGACGGTATTGGCCAACGAACAGGTCATCGACGGCCGCGGCTGGCGCTCCGGCGCTATCGTTGAGCGCAAAGAAATTCCTCAGTGGTTTATCAAGATCACCGACTACGCCGAAGAGTTATTAACCGACCTTGACCAGTTAACCGACTGGCCCGAGCAGGTTAAAACCATGCAGCGCAACTGGATTGGCCGCTCCGAAGGGGTAGAAATGACCTTCAAGGTTGCCGACAGCGGCGAAAGCTTTGATATCTACACCACGCGTCCCGATACCCTGATGGGGGTCACTTATGTGGCGCTTGCTGCCCAGCATCCGTTAGCGTTAGCCGCCGCTAAAAATAACCCGGAATTAGCCGCCTTTATCGACGAGTGCAAAAACAGCAAAACCACGGAAGCCGATATGGCGACCATGGAGAAAAAAGGCGTCGATACCGGCTTAAAGGCCATACACCCAATTACAGGCGAGCAGGTTTCGGTATGGGCCGCCAACTTCGTATTGATGGATTACGGCTCAGGTGCGGTAATGTCAGTACCGGGCCACGACCAGCGCGACTGGGAGTTTGCCAGCGCTTACGGCTTGCCGATCAAACAAGTGATCACCGGCAACGACGAGGAGTCAATTGAGAAAGCCGCCATCACAGAAAAAGGCGCTTTAATCAATTCAGGTGAGTTTGACGGCCTGGACTTTGACGCCGCCTTTAAAGCCATCTCAGACAAATTAGTCAGCGAAGGCAAAGGCAAGGTTACGGTTAACTACCGCTTAAGAGACTGGGGGGTTTCCCGCCAGCGTTACTGGGGTACGCCTATCCCGATGATCAACCTGGAAAACGGTGAATCGGTACCGGTACCGGAAGATCAACTGCCGGTAGCATTACCTGAAGATGTCATTATGAACGGCGTGACTTCGCCGATCAAAGACGATCCCGCCTGGGCGAAAACCACTTATAACGGCCAGGACGCCCTGCGTGAAACCGATACTTTCGATACCTTTATGGAGTCTTCCTGGTACTACGCCCGTTTCTGTTCGCCCGATCACGAAACCGGCATGTTGGACCCGGAAAAAGCCAATTACTGGTTACCGGTCGATCAATATATCGGCGGTATCGAGCATGCGATCCTGCATTTATTGTATGCCCGCTTCTTCCATAAATTATTGCGCGATGTTGGTCTGGTTCAATCAGACGAGCCGTTCAAGAGCCTGCTATGTCAGGGCATGGTATTAGCCGATACTTACTACCGTGAAGCCGACAACGGCGCCCAGGACTGGATTTCACCGTCTGACGTGAGTGTTGAGCGTAACGAAAAAGGCCAGGTCACTTCTGCGGTCAGCAAAGTTGACGGCTTGCCTGTGACTTCAGCCGGCATGAGCAAGATGTCGAAATCGAAAAACAATGGTATCGACCCGCACGAAGTTATCGATTTATACGGCGCCGATACCGTGCGTTTATTTATCATGTTTACTTCACCGCCGGAGCAAACCCTGGAATGGTCCGACTCGGGTGTAGAAGGGGCGCATCGCTTCTTAAAACGTGTCTGGAAACTGGCCTTTGATTTCAATGAAAAAGGCCCAGCACCTTCACTTGACGGTTTAACCCTAAACAGTACGCAGAAAACCTTACGCCGCGAGTTGCATAAGACTATCGGTAAGGTCAGTGACGATATCGGTCGCCGCAACACCTTTAATACCGCCATCGCCGCCATTATGGAGCTGATGAACCACTTAACCAGGGCGAGCATGGAAAGCGATGAAGACCGTGCCGTGATGGGTGAAGCCATCCGCGCCGTGGTCTTGATGTTAACGCCGATTGTGCCGCACATGAGCCATCACTTATGGAGCATTATCGGCGACGGCAATGCCGTTGAAGATACCCTGTGGCCGGCAGTTGACGAAGCTGCCCTGGTGGAAGATGAAAAACTGATCATCGTCCAGGTAAACGGTAAGCTAAGGGCAAAAATCACCGTCTCTGCGGCATTAGCCCAGGACGAAGTGGAAAAAATGGCCTGCGGTGATGACAATGTCAGCAAATTCATTGTCGATAAAACCATACGTAAAGTGATTTACGTACCGGGTAAACTGCTTAACATAGTCGCGAATTAA
- a CDS encoding LysR family transcriptional regulator, translated as MDQLRALRYFSKVVESGSFTQAAKSFAVPASSLSRRVADLETSLGASLLIRSTRQVKLTEIGRIYFNSIQDILHQLEQSDEAVRSYQAKPMGQLRISAMVGFGERILLPLLDEFSALYPEITLDVNLSDELSSLGHDEADIAIRGGIAPNERVVAIKLMENQFIPVASPEYLNSRGQPETAGDLPDHKGLYFNTPRGPTPWLAQIDGQWQNVSAPAVFLSNKGSWLLEKALQGHGILMLPRWGVAPYIASGQLLELSIKPALSITTNQNFAVYLLYQKQEIIVPKVKVAVDFIRDRVRELYA; from the coding sequence GTGGATCAGCTCAGGGCGTTAAGATACTTTTCAAAAGTGGTAGAAAGCGGCAGCTTTACTCAGGCGGCAAAGAGCTTTGCTGTGCCGGCTTCTTCTTTATCAAGAAGGGTGGCAGATCTGGAAACTAGCCTGGGGGCAAGTTTGCTTATTCGCTCGACCCGCCAGGTTAAGCTCACTGAAATAGGCCGGATTTACTTTAATAGCATTCAGGATATTTTACACCAGTTAGAACAAAGCGATGAAGCGGTGCGCAGTTACCAGGCAAAACCTATGGGACAGCTGCGTATCAGCGCTATGGTAGGTTTTGGCGAACGTATCTTATTGCCTTTGCTGGATGAATTTAGCGCGCTTTATCCCGAGATCACTTTAGATGTAAACCTCAGCGATGAGTTATCCAGCTTAGGCCATGATGAAGCGGATATTGCCATCCGTGGTGGTATTGCGCCCAATGAGCGGGTGGTGGCGATAAAGCTGATGGAGAATCAGTTTATCCCGGTGGCCTCTCCTGAGTATCTTAATAGCCGGGGACAGCCGGAAACGGCGGGTGATTTGCCCGATCATAAAGGCCTGTATTTTAATACCCCGAGGGGACCAACCCCCTGGCTGGCGCAGATTGACGGCCAGTGGCAGAATGTTTCCGCCCCGGCGGTTTTTTTATCGAATAAGGGCAGCTGGCTCCTGGAAAAAGCCCTGCAGGGACACGGCATATTAATGTTGCCGCGCTGGGGGGTGGCGCCGTATATCGCCTCTGGTCAGTTACTGGAACTGTCCATCAAACCGGCCCTGTCTATAACCACCAATCAAAACTTTGCCGTGTATTTGTTGTACCAGAAGCAGGAAATTATTGTGCCTAAGGTGAAAGTTGCGGTAGATTTCATCCGTGACAGGGTGCGGGAACTATATGCCTGA
- a CDS encoding zinc ribbon-containing protein — translation MAENKSGFERVYENLSAWFTDIKAHEITKVVEVVETAKGLLAAAESLPEERVRQFLDNFRYDLREFYRQNQSQAQHSVYLGLLNEEFWDTLAKMTDRSQVEWTELCDDLEHQGVYHSGDFIGFGVLECQHCHEKLTVSHFSEVADCMVCGGKSFVRHGLTP, via the coding sequence ATGGCTGAAAATAAAAGCGGTTTTGAGCGGGTTTATGAAAACTTGTCTGCCTGGTTTACGGATATTAAAGCGCATGAAATCACTAAGGTGGTGGAAGTGGTGGAAACGGCAAAAGGCTTGCTGGCGGCGGCAGAGAGCCTGCCGGAGGAAAGAGTGCGGCAATTTCTCGATAACTTCAGGTATGATTTGCGCGAGTTTTACCGGCAAAACCAGTCACAGGCACAACATTCCGTTTATCTGGGCCTGCTTAACGAAGAATTTTGGGACACCCTGGCCAAGATGACCGACAGATCTCAGGTCGAGTGGACCGAGCTTTGCGATGACCTGGAGCACCAGGGGGTTTACCACAGCGGAGATTTTATCGGTTTTGGCGTACTCGAATGCCAACATTGCCATGAAAAACTGACGGTATCCCATTTCAGTGAAGTCGCCGACTGTATGGTTTGTGGCGGCAAAAGTTTTGTCCGCCATGGTTTGACCCCCTGA
- the lptE gene encoding LPS assembly lipoprotein LptE — protein MINLLKKHLLSKSAVIGLVLITSLLSGCGFKLRGDYLLAPELKTLYISSQDIHGELTRTVKQHLIINQVEVLESPQQDKPVLRILKDELNRRTLSVFANGQVAEYELIYTVKYQLVFAGQAPRDYSFDLYRDYQDDPDLALAKSRELSLMLKEMRRSAADRILRDMAAITR, from the coding sequence ATGATTAATTTATTAAAAAAGCATTTGCTTAGCAAAAGTGCAGTGATCGGCTTAGTGCTGATCACTTCCCTGCTCTCAGGCTGTGGTTTTAAACTCAGGGGCGACTACCTGTTGGCCCCTGAATTAAAAACCTTGTATATCAGCTCACAAGATATCCATGGCGAGCTTACCCGCACGGTTAAACAGCACCTGATAATCAACCAGGTGGAGGTGCTGGAAAGCCCGCAGCAGGATAAACCGGTATTGCGCATCCTCAAAGATGAATTAAACCGTCGTACTCTGTCGGTTTTTGCCAACGGCCAGGTGGCGGAATATGAACTGATCTACACGGTAAAATACCAGCTGGTTTTTGCCGGACAGGCACCCCGTGACTATAGCTTTGATTTGTATCGCGACTATCAGGACGATCCCGATTTGGCCCTGGCGAAAAGCCGGGAATTGTCCCTGATGTTAAAAGAAATGCGCCGCTCGGCGGCAGACCGCATTTTACGTGATATGGCTGCCATCACCCGCTAA
- the rsfS gene encoding ribosome silencing factor, with translation MHSKALTAFVIEKIEDIKGRDIITLDLTDKANFADYMVVCSGSSNRHVKSIAQNVAMECRAINKAPLGVEGNDVGEWSLVDLGDVIVHVMTDEVRDRYQLEQLWA, from the coding sequence TTGCACAGTAAAGCCTTAACAGCATTTGTTATTGAAAAGATTGAAGACATCAAAGGCAGAGATATCATCACCTTAGATTTGACCGATAAAGCAAATTTCGCCGATTATATGGTTGTCTGCTCCGGTAGCTCTAACCGCCACGTAAAATCCATCGCCCAAAATGTTGCCATGGAATGCCGCGCCATCAATAAAGCACCGCTGGGCGTAGAAGGCAATGACGTTGGCGAATGGTCCCTGGTGGATCTCGGTGATGTTATCGTGCATGTAATGACAGATGAAGTCCGTGACCGTTACCAGCTTGAACAGTTGTGGGCCTGA
- a CDS encoding NADP-dependent oxidoreductase has protein sequence MPNYSEIKLSKHFAGGPVTADLFQVVSKDIPEPGDGQILLKQTHMSLDPAMFGWMTPDTESYIPPVALGSTMRSSGVAEVVASKNPDFAVGEQVMGMTGWTEYLLSTGEGLNKVPPGVDAQTALSVFALPGLTATQGLFNVGKPKAGETIVISGAAGSVGCLVGQLAKAEGLRVIGVAGTDEKCAWIVDELGFDGAINYKSDNIDGQLAALTPQGIDIYFENTGGPIQNLVFERMNAHGRIVVCGMIADYAKEVPGPGPNWIPVIKKRLTIQGFTMPDHFHQVPELLARLTPYVMAGKIKYRSHVLDGLESAISGLNLFITGENKGKLLVKL, from the coding sequence ATGCCCAACTATAGCGAAATCAAATTAAGCAAACACTTTGCCGGTGGCCCAGTCACAGCAGATTTATTTCAAGTGGTCAGCAAAGACATTCCCGAGCCGGGCGATGGGCAAATCCTGCTCAAACAAACCCATATGTCCTTAGATCCCGCCATGTTCGGCTGGATGACCCCGGATACCGAAAGTTACATTCCCCCGGTAGCCTTAGGCAGCACCATGCGCTCATCAGGGGTAGCCGAAGTAGTCGCCAGTAAAAATCCCGACTTTGCCGTCGGCGAGCAGGTCATGGGCATGACCGGCTGGACAGAATATCTTTTAAGCACAGGCGAAGGCTTAAACAAAGTGCCGCCCGGGGTTGATGCCCAAACCGCATTATCGGTATTCGCCCTGCCGGGCTTAACCGCCACCCAGGGATTATTTAATGTCGGTAAACCTAAAGCCGGAGAAACTATCGTTATCAGCGGCGCAGCAGGCTCTGTCGGCTGCCTGGTCGGCCAGCTGGCCAAAGCGGAAGGTTTAAGGGTTATAGGGGTTGCCGGCACAGATGAAAAATGCGCCTGGATAGTTGATGAGCTTGGCTTTGACGGCGCCATTAACTATAAGTCGGATAATATTGACGGCCAGCTGGCGGCATTAACCCCCCAGGGGATCGATATATATTTTGAAAATACCGGCGGTCCTATCCAGAACCTGGTATTCGAGCGTATGAATGCCCATGGCCGTATCGTGGTTTGCGGCATGATCGCCGATTATGCTAAAGAAGTTCCCGGTCCGGGCCCTAACTGGATCCCGGTCATTAAAAAGCGCTTAACCATACAGGGCTTTACCATGCCGGATCACTTTCACCAGGTGCCGGAACTCCTGGCCAGACTCACCCCTTATGTGATGGCAGGAAAAATTAAATACCGCAGCCATGTTCTCGACGGCCTGGAGTCTGCCATCTCGGGGTTAAATCTCTTTATCACCGGGGAAAACAAGGGCAAATTGCTGGTCAAACTCTAA